In Marinobacterium sp. LSUCC0821, the DNA window GTGTTAGATTCAATATTTAGATCGTCTATGCGAGTATCAAACATAATGTCTTACCGAGAAATAAACTGCTGTAGAGGCGTCTTTTTAGCACATGCACAAAAGCGTGCAAGGTGAGAAACTACAAATTGATAGCAGAATAGTGATCTAATAGCAGGAAAACCGGATAATAGCTGTTATTGAGATACTTATATCGCATCTAAAGCTTTAGATACGTTTTAAAGAGAGGTTAATTTGTTACTGTTTCAGCGCTTAATTTTCGTATTTACGCTTCTGATCGTGTCGGTCACAGCAAGTCACGCCTCAATTTTTGGTGGTGCTGATGATGAGCCTTTGGATGTCGATCAGGCGTTTAAGTTTAGTGCATTACAACAGAGCGACTCCCAGGTTCTCCTAAATTGGGATATCGCTGAGCGCTACTACCTCTACCAAAACCGTATCGAGATTACCTTGCCTGAAGGGTTGGAGCTTATCTCGCGCAGCGATTCAAACACCGACACCAAAGATGACCCCGTATTTGGCAAGGTAGAGGTGTTTCATAATGTGGCTCGTGTTGAGCTACAGCTCGCTCGTAGGGATGCTCAGATACCTGCTGACGCTACAGTAAACCTTAGCTACCAAGGGTGTTGGGAAGGGGGGATCTGCTATCCGCCGGTTAGTGCGCAGTTTTCTCTGACTGATCTTGCGGTTAAATCTGCACTTGTAGCAAAGCAAACTGTTCAATCAACACCTGTAGCTGCAAGTGAGCAGGATCTCTACTTTGCGACCTTTGCTAACTCATCATTAGCCGCTCTGCTTGGGATTTTCTTCCTTGCTGGATTGGCCCTATCCCTCACACCCTGTGTGTTCCCGATGATTCCAATTCTGTCAGGAATTATTGCAGGGCAGGGGCATAGAGCGAATACGCGTCACGGCTTTACTCTCTCAGTTATCTACGTGTTGGCGATGGCGCTGACCTATACAATCGCCGGTGTCATTGCTGGTCTGTTTGGTGCGAATTTACAGGCTGCTCTTCAGGCACCTGCGGTTATTGTTATTTTCAGCCTAATTTTTGTAGCTCTGTCATTCTCGATGTTTGGCTACTATGAGTTGCAGATGCCGAGCAGCGTCCAAACCTGGCTGACGCGTAATAGCGATAAGCAGCAGGGCGGAACCTACGCTGGCGTAGCGATCATGGGCTTTCTATCGGCATTGATTGTAGGGCCTTGCATGGCAGCCCCTCTTGCAGGCGCTCTGATCTACATAGGCCAAACAGGGGATCCGGTGTTAGGTGGTGCTGCGCTCTTTGTGATGTCTTTGGGTATGGGCGTACCGCTTATATTGATTGGAACCTCTGCTGCTAAATTGATGCCGCGTGCTGGTGGTTGGATGGAGACAGTCAAAGCGGGCTTCGGTGTGATGTTGCTGCTAATGGCTGTTTGGATGCTGGATCGTATCGTGCCTGTTCAGGTCACTATGGGACTGGTTGCTCTGGTATTAATCGTTACTGCGGTTTTCATGGGTGTGTTGGAGTTTCATGCTCCAGAAGTGCACTCCATGCGTAAAGTAGGTAAGGGTGTTGGAATTATCTTCCTCATCTACGGTGCCTCTCTGGCAGTGGGTGTATTTGCCGGTAGCAGTAGTCTTCTATACCCACTCAAAGGGGGGATTGGCGGCGCTGCAGTTGCAGAAGATAAACTCCAGTTTAATACCGTGACTACGGTAGCAGGTTTAGATTCTCAGTTGGCAGAAGCCAAAGCACAACAGCGTGCTGTGATGTTGGACTTTTACGCTGATTGGTGTGTCTCTTGTAAAGAGTTAGATTATGTCACTTTTGCTGACCAAGAGGTGCGTGACCGTTTAGGTCAGATGCGATTGATAAAAGTAGATGTCACTGCAAATGATGAAGAGTCTGCTAAATTGAATAAACGGTTCGAAGTTTTAGGGCCGCCGACATTGATCTTTTATGATGGACAAGGTATCTATCATAAGGAGTTAACCCTAGTAGGTGTTCCACAGCCGGAGCAACTACTAACGATGCTAAACCGACTCTAAATTCCTTGAGTCTTAGGAGTGTAATAATGAAAAAAATAGCACTAATCGCAACGCTGTTAGTATCTCCATTAGCGCTAGCTTCTGGCGACCCTGAGAGTGGCCAAGATCTGTATGACAATACAGAGTTCTCACGCTCAATTAACGGTGAGATGCGTGATGATGTCACCTGTGCAACCTGTCACCAGCCATCGTTCTATACGCGCAAAGATCGCCTGGCAAGTAGCTTTAAAAATCTCGAGCAGGCTTGGGTGCAAGGGTGTAATGACACTATGAATGTGGGTTGGTTCCCAGAGGAGGTGACTGATGTCGCAACCTACCTCAACAGAAAGTACTACCACTTTGATGAGTAATTAAAACCAAAAAAAACCAGCATAAGCTGGTTTTTTTATCTTTGAAATTCGCGTCGCGACTATTTTCCAAGTTTAGCGATAAGTGCATCCACAGCTGTTTCAAGTGGAATGTCGCTCGCTTCAGCGTCTCGACGACCTTTGTACTCAAGTTGGCCACTGCCGATGCCGCGATCAGAGATAACCAAGCGGTGTGGAATACCTGTCAACTCCATGTCTGCAAACTTAACGCCTGGACGCTCTTTACGGTCATCCAGAAGCACGTCTACGCCCTTCGCTTTAAGCTCTTCATAGATGCGGTCTGCAGTCTCGCGGACCTCATCAGACTTATCGTAGTTCAGAGGTACTAGCGCAACAGTGAACGGCGCAATGGATTCTGGCCATATGATACCGTTTTCATCGTTGTTCTGTTCGATAGAAGAGGCCACCACACGGGTAATACCGATACCGTAACAGCCCATGGTCATTGGCACTGATTTACCATTAGCATCTAGAACGGTCGCATTCATCGCTTCTGAATATTTAAGACCAAGCTGGAAGATGTGGCCCACTTCAATACCACGACGAATATTAAGAGTGCCTTGGCCATCTGGACTTGGGTCGCCCGCTTTAACGTTACGAAGGTCAGCAACACGTGGTGTAGGTAGGTCACGCTCCCAGTTGATACCGAAGTAGTGCTTACCATCGATGTTGGCACCAGCGCCAAAGTCTGAAGCACAGGCAACAGCACGGTCGATGATGATTGGCATAGGTAGATTTACTGGTCCCAGTGAACCAGGGCCAGCTCCTACGATGGCACGAATCTCCTCTTCAGTAGCCATCACTAATGGTGAGGCAACCTCAGGCTGTTTCTCTGCCTTAATTTCATTAAGTTCGTGGTCGCCGCGTACAAGCAGAGCAACGATGGGTGAATCTACCTGATCGGATGCTTTAACCATAAGTGTCTTAATGGTCTTCTCGATTGGAACATTGTGCTGTTCAACCAGAGCTGCAATCGTCTTCGCATTGGGTGTGTCAACCAAACGCATCTCTTCAGTTGGCGCATCGGGTGCAGCCTTTGGAGCTACAGCTTCTGCCATCTCTACGTTAGCTGCGTAGTTGCTGCTATCAGAAAATGCGATGTCATCTTCGCCAGAATCGGCCAGTACGTGGAACTCGTGTGAACCTGTGCCACCGATAGAGCCGTTATCAGCTATTACTGGACGGTAATCTAGGCCTAGGCGATCAAAGATGCGCACGTAGGTTGCAAAGTAGGTGTCATAGGTCTCTTGCAGTGACGCCTGGTCAATGTGGAAAGAGTAACCATCCTTCATGATGAACTCACGTGAACGCATTACGCCAAAGCGTGGACGAATCTCATCACGGAATTTTGTTTGGATCTGGTAGAAGTTAGCTGGAAGTTGTTTGTAGCTCTTAATCTGACCACGTATCAGGTCGGTGATAACCTCTTCATGTGTAGGACCAACACAGAACTCACGGTTGTGGCGGTCATGTAGACGAAGTAGTTCTGGGCCGTACTGCTCCCAGCGACCAGACTCCTGCCATAGCTCTGCTGGCTGAATAGCAGGCATGAGAACCTCTTGTGCGCCAGACTTATCGAGCTCTTCACGGACAATCTGCTCAACTTTACGAAGTGTACGCAGGCCCATAGGTAGCCAGGTGTATAGACCTGAAGCCAATTTACGGATCATCCCAGCACGTAGCATCAGCTTGTGGCTGATAACTTCCGCATCTGCTGGGGTTTCTTTAACTGTAGCGATTAAAAATTGGCTGGCGCGCATGGGCTTTAGGTTCCGGCAATGAGTTTTGTAAACAAAAAGAGCCCATATTTTAAGGATGGGCTCTTCTCGCTACAAGGTTTGTGATGAAAGTTAAGCGGATTCTGCAACAAAATCGAGCTGATTTAGGATTTCAGCAAGCTCATCGAGCTGAGTTTCATCGTAAACGGGTATGCCTGACTGAATAAGCTCTTGCGCGGCAATGCCTGCCCCATCAGAAGGTTTCCCGCTAAATGCAGCGCCAGAGATGTTGCGGCTGCCACAAGCTGGACTGCCCGATTTTAACAGAGCAACAGTGCAACCCTGGCGTTTTGCCTCTTCAACAGCAAGCTCAGCGCCCAATAAAAACTGAGGTGTCACATCATCGCCATCTACCGTGATGACCTGCATTGGGATGCGCTGTTTGATCTCAGCATAGGCGCGCGGAACTGATAATCCGCCTAAGAGTTCTGGGCACACCTTAACGAGTCTGCCTTC includes these proteins:
- a CDS encoding DUF523 domain-containing protein; translation: MNKILISACLMGDNVRYDGRSNPINHSLIEKLDAEGRLVKVCPELLGGLSVPRAYAEIKQRIPMQVITVDGDDVTPQFLLGAELAVEEAKRQGCTVALLKSGSPACGSRNISGAAFSGKPSDGAGIAAQELIQSGIPVYDETQLDELAEILNQLDFVAESA
- the dsbD gene encoding protein-disulfide reductase DsbD, giving the protein MLLFQRLIFVFTLLIVSVTASHASIFGGADDEPLDVDQAFKFSALQQSDSQVLLNWDIAERYYLYQNRIEITLPEGLELISRSDSNTDTKDDPVFGKVEVFHNVARVELQLARRDAQIPADATVNLSYQGCWEGGICYPPVSAQFSLTDLAVKSALVAKQTVQSTPVAASEQDLYFATFANSSLAALLGIFFLAGLALSLTPCVFPMIPILSGIIAGQGHRANTRHGFTLSVIYVLAMALTYTIAGVIAGLFGANLQAALQAPAVIVIFSLIFVALSFSMFGYYELQMPSSVQTWLTRNSDKQQGGTYAGVAIMGFLSALIVGPCMAAPLAGALIYIGQTGDPVLGGAALFVMSLGMGVPLILIGTSAAKLMPRAGGWMETVKAGFGVMLLLMAVWMLDRIVPVQVTMGLVALVLIVTAVFMGVLEFHAPEVHSMRKVGKGVGIIFLIYGASLAVGVFAGSSSLLYPLKGGIGGAAVAEDKLQFNTVTTVAGLDSQLAEAKAQQRAVMLDFYADWCVSCKELDYVTFADQEVRDRLGQMRLIKVDVTANDEESAKLNKRFEVLGPPTLIFYDGQGIYHKELTLVGVPQPEQLLTMLNRL
- a CDS encoding proline--tRNA ligase, whose product is MRASQFLIATVKETPADAEVISHKLMLRAGMIRKLASGLYTWLPMGLRTLRKVEQIVREELDKSGAQEVLMPAIQPAELWQESGRWEQYGPELLRLHDRHNREFCVGPTHEEVITDLIRGQIKSYKQLPANFYQIQTKFRDEIRPRFGVMRSREFIMKDGYSFHIDQASLQETYDTYFATYVRIFDRLGLDYRPVIADNGSIGGTGSHEFHVLADSGEDDIAFSDSSNYAANVEMAEAVAPKAAPDAPTEEMRLVDTPNAKTIAALVEQHNVPIEKTIKTLMVKASDQVDSPIVALLVRGDHELNEIKAEKQPEVASPLVMATEEEIRAIVGAGPGSLGPVNLPMPIIIDRAVACASDFGAGANIDGKHYFGINWERDLPTPRVADLRNVKAGDPSPDGQGTLNIRRGIEVGHIFQLGLKYSEAMNATVLDANGKSVPMTMGCYGIGITRVVASSIEQNNDENGIIWPESIAPFTVALVPLNYDKSDEVRETADRIYEELKAKGVDVLLDDRKERPGVKFADMELTGIPHRLVISDRGIGSGQLEYKGRRDAEASDIPLETAVDALIAKLGK